A single Bos mutus isolate GX-2022 chromosome 25, NWIPB_WYAK_1.1, whole genome shotgun sequence DNA region contains:
- the ARHGDIG gene encoding rho GDP-dissociation inhibitor 3, which yields MLGLDACELGAQLLELLRLALCARVLLTDKEGGQLPPEEALDEAVPEYRAPGKKSLLEIQQLDPDDESLVKYKRALLGPVLPAVDPSLPNVQVTRLTLISEQAPGPIVMDLTGELAALKNQVFVLKEGVDYKVKITFKVNKEIVSGLKCLHHTYRHGLRVDKAVYMVGSYGPSAQEYEFVTPVEEAPRGALVRGAYVVTSFFTDDDRTAHLSWEWGLHVCQDWER from the exons ATGCTGGGCCTGGACGCGTGCGAGCTGGGGGCGCAGCTGCTGGAACTGCTCCGGCTGGCGCTGTGCGCCCGAG TCCTCCTGACTGACAAAGAGGGGGGGCAGCTGCCACCGGAAGAGGCGCTGGACGAGGCTGTGCCCGAGTACCGGGCCCCGGGGAAGAAGAGCCTCCTGGAGATCCAGCAGCTGGATCCGGACGACGAGAGCCTGGTCAAGTACAAGCGGGCCCTGCTGGGGCCTGTGCTGCCTGCCGTGG ATCCAAGCCTGCCCAACGTTCAGGTGACTAGGCTGACACTGATATCTGAGCAGGCCCCGGGGCCCATCGTCATGGACCTCACAG GGGAGTTGGCTGCGCTGAAAAACCAGGTGTTTGTCCTGAAGGAGGGTGTTGATTACAAAGTGAAGATTACCTTCAAG GTCAACAAGGAGATCGTCAGTGGACTGAAGTGTCTGCATCACACCTACCGCCACGGCCTTCGAG TGGACAAAGCCGTCTACATGGTGGGCAGTTACGGCCCGAGCGCCCAGGAGTATGAGTTCGTGACTCCGGTAGAGGAGGCGCCCCGAGGCGCGCTGGTGCGGGGTGCCTACGTGGTCACGTCCTTCTTCACCGATGACGACAGAACCGCCCACCTGTCCTGGGAGTGGGGCCTCCACGTCTGCCAGGACTGGGAGCGCTGA